A portion of the Heptranchias perlo isolate sHepPer1 unplaced genomic scaffold, sHepPer1.hap1 HAP1_SCAFFOLD_64, whole genome shotgun sequence genome contains these proteins:
- the LOC137317980 gene encoding histone H2A.J-like, translated as MSGRGKTGGKARAKAKSRSSRAGLQFPVGRVHRHLRKGNYAERVGAGAPVYLAAVLEYLTAEILELAGNAARDNKKTRIIPRHLQLAIRNDEELNKLLGRVTIAQGGVLPNIQAVLLPKKTSSVSTKSK; from the coding sequence atgtctggaagaggaaaaaccggcggtaaagctcgggccaaggccaagtctcgctcatcccgggccggactgcagttccctgtgggccgtgttcacaggcacctgcgaaaggggaactacgctgaacgtgtgggtgccggagccccggtctatctggctgctgtgctcgagtatctgacggctgaaatcctcgagctggccggcaacgcggcccgcgacaacaagaagacccgcatcatccccagacacctgcagctggccatccgcaacgacgaggagctcaacaagctgctgggacgggtgaccatcgctcagggcggggtgctgccgaatatccaggccgtgctgctgccgaagaaaaccagcagtgtgagcaccaagagcaagtaa
- the LOC137318026 gene encoding histone H2B 1/2-like produces the protein MPEDKKAAPKKGAKKTLSKAPAKGGKKRRKSRKESYSIYIYKVMKQVHPDTGISSKAMGIMNSFVNDIFERIAGEASRLAHYNKRATISSREIQTAVRLLLPGELAKHAVSEGTKAVTKYTSSK, from the coding sequence atgcctgaggacaagaaagcagctcccaagaagggcgccaagaaaaccttgagtaaagcaccagccaagggcggcaagaagcggagaaagtcgaggaaggagagttactccatctatatctacaaagtgatgaagcaggttcaccccgacaccggcatctcctccaaggccatgggcatcatgaactcctttgtgaacgatattttcgagcgcatcgcgggtgaggcttcccgcctggcccattacaacaagcgggcgaccatcagctcccgggagatccagaccgccgtgcgcctgctgctgcccggggaactggccaagcacgctgtgtcggaagggacaaaggcggtgaccaagtacaccagctccaagtaa
- the LOC137317921 gene encoding histone H2A-like, giving the protein MSGRGKTGGKARAKAKSRSSRAGLQFPVGRVHRLLRKGNYAERVGAGAPVYLAAVLEYLTAEILELAGNAARDNKKTRIIPRHLQLAIRNDEELNKLLGRVTIAQGGVLPNIQAVLLPKKTSNVSSKSK; this is encoded by the coding sequence atgtctggaagaggaaaaaccggcgggaaagctcgggccaaggccaagtctcgctcatcccgggccggactgcagttccctgtgggtcgtgttcacaggctcctgcgaaaggggaactatgctgaacgtgtgggtgcaggagccccggtctatctggctgctgtgctcgagtatctgacggctgaaatcctcgagctggccggcaacgcggcccgcgacAATAAGAAGACCcgtatcatccccagacacctgcagctggccatccgcaacgacgaggagctcaacaagctgctgggacgggtgaccatcgctcagggcggggtgctgccgaatatccaggccgtgctgctgccgaagaaaaccagcaatgtgagctccaagagcaagtaa